ATGCATATATACTTAGTTTAACTAGAGAGATAACTTACCTCAATTGGAGCTCTTCTAAACTTGAAATTCTTTCCCTCTTTCTTGTCTTTCTTCCTTCAATTCTTCAAATAAAGACTTAACTTAGGGTTTTCTACTAATTTAGTGGAAGGTTTTTGGAGGGAAGGCGAGAATTCAAGCTTGAGGTTTGGGTGAAAATGAAGGATTTTGAGAGAATTTGGGAGAGGGAGAAATGACAATATTTGGAGAAGAAgacaataattttcttttttttgtttttaaatttttttatgtagGTAATTATctacaatttaaataattattattataattttttattgtgtCATGCTATAATTATCATGATGTCATAGTTCcccaaaaaaatgaaatttccattttctttttctcttcttccacCATACCTCTTCATTTTTAatctaattttcaatattttaatttcctatattttaatggacatttagctcAAAAGTCACTTTTAATAGTGAATTGACcgaaatgccccttatcgggtctgaTCAATTTTTCCAATTGCACTATGTTACTTCCTGAACTCTGATTCGATTATTTGAACTTGCTCTCTATTTTTTTCTGTTGTTTTCACATTACTATTAGTTTTGCAATTATTCCTAGACCTGAGGTGTCCTAGGGTCCCAcatgaatttagggtagcaactgagttcGCAATCACTTCTCGGTTCAAtcacccatcgccgggacctcgactcatttaaccgattatgctttattttttttattttcatttcatattcatgtgatttctattaatttttatttatggcttttctagataacttaaatgtggttctaaacaTCCTAACTGTTTGGACAGatactagtcaccgaaacagtagaatgtacagactacttaGTATGGGAGTATTacagttaaaaattaaaaaataataagaaagaGAAGAGGTTGTCACCAGTAAAAGTATCCAACTAGTGACCACCTAAAGGCAAtatcaaaaggaaaaaaaaaaaaaaaaaggaaagagagatGAAAAAGATAGGAGACTTAATTGTTAAGATTTGAATTGTACGtaaaatatatgaaaattataaaaaaatgtttAATATATATGCAAATTgtttaaaatatgaaattattaaaaatgaaaattattaaaaaaatgtttAATACATATGGTAGATTTTTTCTCCTCTACCTCATAAGATTTccatacaagaaaaattatataatgaaaTCGATATATATACAATGATTTTATTGTAATAATTGATTATAGTGGATCCCACATAAATCAcactataattaataattataattaaatcattATATATACAACTGCtacattaaataaaaatttcccaTGCAGATTTGTTGGAAAATTTAACCATAAGCTAAAAATAGATATTTTTGCGAAGAAGTAGCCTTCCTTCACTTATAAATAGCCTCCACACCTTAAAGTCTCCCATAACACACCACAAACCAATTCCTATAGCTAGTTCCCTTGTCTCTTTTCTTGTACTAATTTCTTGAAACCCCACCATGTCTGATGAAGAGAAGCACCCCGACCGCCCACACCACCACAAGGAAGAGGGAAAACCCGTTGAGATTGCTGTCTACAGTAAGGTCTCTGAGTTCTTTGATGAAGAGAAGTACCCCGAACTAGGGGCTACTGGCGCTTATGCCTTGGTAATGCTCTCTCActaatttttcatgcgtaaagtGAAATTAATTACCAAATATTTAacgtatttataatttatatattttttaatgaatacttattaacataatttttttgttttgaaaaatgtggtataataATTTCAGTATGAGAAACACGAGGTAAAGAAAGACTCAGAACATGCTTATAGTCACAAGAAAGAAGAGGAAGGTGCTGAGTTGCCGTCGACGAGAAATATGAGAAGAAAGAGGCCAAGAAGTAGGATGAAGAAGCTTAATTATGAAAGGAAGCAACACAatctttattaataaattatgtgtgtttatatatatatgtaaaatatcATGACCTAAATAATTAATCTCTCTTTACAAAAGTGATCCTACTggttcctttaattactttataAGCCTTATgtgcataataataataataataataataataattacttagATGTTTctatgatttttattttcttaatcacCCCTTTAATTACTGTATAGTTaatcattttctttaaatttgttTATGCTCTCTCATTACAACGTAATTAATTAACTATTTAAAAAAATACTTTAAAATAATTTACTACTGGCACTTTTTTTTTACCAAAAATGAGCAGATCTCATTGAAAAACTGTACAAGATCTCAAACCTATTGCACTTTGAAAGCCTAGCAGTCTAAAACCAAGGCAACCCTGAAGATGGAACACTAGCCAACTCGAGTGAAATAGACCTGAATCACAACCCAGGAAAAAAACAGAGAAGGAGATCAACTCCCTTGCCCCATAGACCACTTGTTGCCATTGAGAACTCAACCACGAAGAAAGAATAAGATTTGGGGAAACTCAACCCAAACATACCGCATGCAAGTTAAAAAGCCAACCCAAAAGGTAAAAGAGTTTTCCAAAACACAAAGTCAAACTCAAGGCACAACAATTTACAACCAGACTCAAAGTTGAAGCCGATGGACAAGAGCTATAACAGTCTAGCAAACTAAGAGAGGCTTGACAGGGGTCAGGCTTCTCAATCTCCTATACTCCACAGCGATCCGATTAGAACCACTTGAAACAGCAGCAGACCACTTTTGAGACGCTAGTCAGCAGGAAAGCCCCTAAAATTAAACCAACCACTAAAACCTCCACAATGGGAGACTAACAAACCACACAAAAGGATCAGAAAACCATTTAAAGGAAATtacatatattgcacataaaaatGAAGAGATAGGGGGAGTAAGCCCGGCCAAGAGGCCGGATTTCCCCCCTTACCTAAAACCAGTAACTGCAAGTTCAGAGTGAAGGGAGATAAAAGTGTCTTGAGAGAGAGTTTAATTCTGCCAGCCATTGGCACTTGGCAGATTAGCAATCAAGCCATGCGTATATAGAGATCCAACCTTCACCTTAACATAAATATGAACATGATCACCGGACACCATTCCGCTCTCCATACTCCACAAATATCATATAATAACTGTACAAACTCGAACTCACCGAATATGACCATTGTGCCCAAATCcacaaaatttatatatatatatatatatatatatatatatatatttttttttttttttttttttatcacctaATAAATTAAAACTATATATATGAAAACAATTAGTAAATTTCTGTAACAGGTACTCTAATACTACTGCCCACGAATTAaaccattaatatatatatatatatatatatatatacacgttcAAAAAACCTAGAAAATAATCCAAACGTAgacttgttaaaaaaaaaaaatccgaaCGTAGGCTTCCAGCGTTTTTTCTCTATACATGTGTGCGCACAATTATTCAGCTTTTAAAAACAAAGTAGTCAACTAaatcatatttttaaaaataaaataaaataatataattaaactcAACTTTCAAATTAAcggttttttatttatttaatattattttgttatttttacttttttttttaattttttaatgaataaatattatttattgtttcaaaattactataattttaattagaaagtgccaaaaattaatatatataaaaaaaatttaatattgaggttaatttttagaatattttttaaatgttatattcggctaattttataaatatttttgaaggagtctttaaatttttaatattctgCTTTATACTTTAATATCTTTACATAAAATTTTTTCATTTAACATTttagattttatatttaataCATGGAAGAGTCGCAACTTTTTTATTAAGAGTATAATTAATTAGCTCAGCTTTGAAAGATATTGgaagtctatatatatatatatatatatatatatgccacaTCTCCACATGAATTTGTAATATTAAAAATGCAGTGTAGCCTGGATGGACTGATACTACCCCAAAAACTCTTTCATACCTCACCCTAAAGCCTTTGATCACTCACTCAATCTATTAATTTTCTGCTGCTATAATTTTTCATCACCAACACCAGAACTATGGCCGAAGAGAATAAGAACCACCACCTCTTCCACCATCACAAGGAAGGCGATGAACCTATTGACTACAAGAAGGAGAAGAAGCACCACAAGCATCTCGAGCAACTGGTTGAGCTTGGTGCAGTTGCTGCTGGCGCTTATGCCTTGGTACGTATTCTATAATTAATCTTCttgccttttttttatttataattttttctttcGTGAAGTAGGCCTtaatttgtgtgtgtgtgtgtgtgtgatcaGCATGAGAAGCACCAGGCAAAGAAAGACCCAGAGCATGCCCATATAGGCACAAGGTAGAGGAGGAGATTGCTGCAGAAGCTGCGGTAGGTGTTGGGGGATTTGTCTTTCATGAGCTTCATGAGAAGAAAGAAGCCAAGAAACAGGATGAAGAAGTTTATGGGAAGAAGTGCCACcatctcttttaatttcatatatatttTGTATTTGCATGTGTTTGTGTGTGTTCACGTTGGAGATCGACTTGGATTGGGTTTGAAAGCTTTAATTAATTCCATTGCCTGTTCTTCACTGTAACAtatgcatgttaattacttaactgCTTCTCTTCGTTATGTATTATCTATGTTAATTTCAGATGTTTCTGCAAATTAATTCTGCACTTATTTAAACAGTAGTCTTCTTCCTTTTCCtacaaaaaatattattttttttttaattaaagatgCCTAATAATTCATTTCTAAACTCTAATTAATTTGTTATACTAGAAAACATGCACTTTATAATTATTGATAGCTCAATATTCTCTCTCTTATCtattgaagaagagaaaaaataaaaaaattattgaattaacATTTCagtgattaagtgtttatattaTGATTAGTATAGGATGTCAATTTATAAAACTTTCCCTTATATAAAAAAAGAAAGGGAAGATATCAGCTTTCAAGAATATTCAGATACCAAAAATACAAAGTTTTTCCTTagtataattagtttaattttttgaaaatttattcAGTGTAACAATTATATATACAACAGttctatataattattaattatgattcATGAGAAAAATTTGACATATACAGTACATGCAGATAAGTAATGGGACATGTTACAACTCAGTTATGAATTCCATGCTACATTTCAAGATAACAAGAAGAAACCAAAGCTTAAAAATAATAGCCATTTTCAGCAAACTATAGCAATGTCTGTAACTGTAACGCTTGATTTTAGAGATGATTTCGTTGAATATGGAGAATTGGAGATGATGTCATTGGGCTTCTGAATATTTTGGGCTCAGTTCCACCCAACAGAAAGGAAATTACTTGGACTTCGACACAAATGATTCCTGCTGTGTATGCACATTAAAAATTAcaattataatatcattaaattaaaatttattaattattataaaaataaataaatttattttttatttagttaaTATAAAATCtctttgaaatttatatttatatcattgttttaaaaataattttaatattataataaatttttgtttattataaaaaaggaaaataaagaataCAAGT
This is a stretch of genomic DNA from Hevea brasiliensis isolate MT/VB/25A 57/8 chromosome 12, ASM3005281v1, whole genome shotgun sequence. It encodes these proteins:
- the LOC110669210 gene encoding abscisic stress-ripening protein 1; the encoded protein is MSDEEKHPDRPHHHKEEGKPVEIAVYSKVSEFFDEEKYPELGATGAYALYEKHEVKKDSEHAYSHKKEEEGAELPSTRNMRRKRPRSRMKKLNYERKQHNLY